One Megalopta genalis isolate 19385.01 chromosome 5, iyMegGena1_principal, whole genome shotgun sequence DNA window includes the following coding sequences:
- the dila gene encoding LOW QUALITY PROTEIN: centrosomal protein dilatory (The sequence of the model RefSeq protein was modified relative to this genomic sequence to represent the inferred CDS: substituted 3 bases at 3 genomic stop codons) — translation MSKEMINICHPMIHGKPPAKKSFPAKNQGDVLHKEEVEAMGIENKPDYNQNIIESSNLSVDQLCDMITVIEKNITGDVSEVEKHQLEPEKDDSKKKGCSRTAYEDIMSFLTKLEEGSLDETKANVPEVDPEMLQEVFVNSXDITNXDLKNLIFFFXRVVPVGITNHAFEEDLATARLRLEEQEATITLLKEQLKSERKAIYEKLESQRKGSASKLHAQEDKYKAIVKRHQKFIEQLIAEKTELTEKCNSLAQRVKDVEVKMQRDLKAAADRHSVELQRAKEHFAAAEKIKRERWIEARTSKIKEMTVKGLEPELKSMMEQHTEEIQGLRNAHMKELQDVELRVIRRSNQQLEQLRLELTASHERMVANEKNILWTRYKDKLGEQESQFKDQRVKLMEELQAEREKSSKNQAKQNAEWETKLQEQYQLYQRELQALKQQHLNEKKVLQESLKSEWEAWIADYKRQQTLKIERSESSIRAECNRERDRQIELVIERLEKDSREAKVTLQQQFDCKLRSFREKFNMDLQTAMDNEQLHKMQLMQARDKLDRTEVLLQNTNRKLQECTNELKRVNETVKRLSLERDDAKRLVRQEIEGEKRDLEGKIASLYQEIALINANRDASLAQLHSRIKLIMTRKVLTIKNLTRELGDVKSKCEHLENLLDQQRREYILKSL, via the exons ATGTCGAAAGAAATGATAAATATATGCCATCCAATGATCCATGGAAAACCGCCTGCGAAGAAATCCTTTCCTGCAAAGAATCAAGGAGACGTCCTCCACAAGGAAGAAGTTGAGGCGATGGGAATAGAGAACAAGCCAGACTACAATCAGAACATCATTGAATCATCGAATCTCTCTGTGGATCAGCTCTGTGACATGATCACTGTGATCGAAAAGAACATTACCGGTGATGTTTCTGAAGTCGAAAAACATCAG CTGGAGCCTGAAAAGGATGACTCTAAGAAAAAAGGATGCAGCAGGACTGCTTACGAAGACATAATGTCCTTCCTGACGAAACTTGAAGAGG GCTCTCTGGATGAAACGAAGGCGAACGTACCAGAAGTGGACCCTGAAATGCTTCAGGAAGTCTTCGTCAA TAGCTAGGACATTACTAATTAGGACCTtaagaatttaattttttttttttaaagagtgGTTCCTGTGGGGATTACGAATCACGCTTTTGAAGAGGACTTGGCCACAGCTCGACTACGGCTGGAAGAGCAAGAAGCTACGATAACATTGTTAAAGGAACAACTGAAGTCTGAGAGAAAAGCAATCTACGAGAAGCTCGAATCTCAACGAAAAGGCAGTGCTTCCAAGCTGCATGCCCAAGAGGACAAATACAAGGCTATTGTCAAGAGACACCAGAAGTTCATCGAACAGTTGATTGCTGAGAAAACTGAGCTAACTGAGAAATGCAACTCTCTGGCACAGAGGGTGAAGGATGTCGAAGTGAAAATGCAAAGGGATCTGAAAGCAGCAGCTGACAGACACTCTGTAGAACTGCAGAGGGCCAAGGAGCACTTTGCTGCTGCTGAGAAGATCAAGAGGGAGCGGTGGATTGAAGCCAGGACCAGCAAGATCAAG GAGATGACTGTGAAGGGACTGGAGCCAGAACTAAAGAGCATGATGGAGCAACACACTGAGGAGATTCAGGGGTTGAGAAACGCCCATATGAAGGAGTTACAGGATGTGGAACTGCGTGTAATTCGTAGGTCCAATCAGCAGCTGGAGCAGCTGCGGCTGGAACTGACTGCTAGCCACGAGAGGATGGTAGCTAACGAGAAGAATATCTTGTGGACCAGGTACAAAGACAAGCTAGGAGAACAAGAGAGTCAGTTCAAGGATCAGCGAGTGAAGCTGATGGAAGAGCTGCAGGCAGAGCGGGAAAAATCCAGCAAGAATCAAGCTAAACAGAATGCTGAGTGGGAGACCAAGTTGCAGGAGCAGTACCAGCTGTACCAG AGAGAACTGCAGGCTCTGAAGCAACAGCATTTGAACGAGAAGAAGGTTCTTCAGGAGTCTTTGAAGTCGGAATGGGAAGCTTGGATCGCTGACTATAAAAGGCAACAGACTTTAAAGATCGAAAGGTCTGAGAGTAGCATAAGAGCCGAGTGCAACAGAGAAAGGGATCGACAAATCGAACTAGTTATTGAACGCCTTGAAAAAGATTCTCGGGAGGCGAAAGTGACTCTTCAACAACAGTTTGACTGTAAGCTCAG GTCTTTCAGAGAGAAGTTCAACATGGATTTACAAACTGCAATGGACAACGAGCAGTTGCATAAAATGCAGCTGATGCAGGCCAGGGATAAGTTAGACAGAACCGAAGTTTTATTGCAGAACACTAACAGGAAGCTGCAAGAGTGTACGAACGAGCTGAAAAGGGTAAACGAAACAGTGAAAAGATTAAGCTTAGAGAGAGATGATGCCAAAAGATTGGTCAGGCAGGAAATAGAGGGTGAGAAGAGAGATCTAGAAGGAAAGATTGCGTCGCTTTACCAAGAGATCGCTCTGATCAACGCGAACAGGGACGCTTCCCTGGCTCAATTACACAGCAG AATTAAATTGATAATGACTCGGAAAGTCTTAACGATAAAGAATCTCACCAGAGAGCTTGGCGACGTTAAATCAAAGTGCGAGCACTTGGAAAACTTACTGGATCAACAACGAAgagaatatattttaaaaagttTATGA
- the 128up gene encoding GTP-binding protein 128up, producing MSTILEKIASIEAEMARTQKNKATSGHLGLLKAKLAKLRRELITPKGGGGGGEQGFEVAKTGDARIGFVGFPSVGKSTLLSTLAGVYSEVAAYEFTTLTTVPGCIKYKGAKIQLLDLPGIIEGAKDGKGRGRQVIAVARTCSLIFIVLDVLKPLGHKRLIEHELEGFGLRLNKQPPNITFRKKDKGGINFQTTCPQSELDLETVKSILSEYKIHNGDITLRYDATSDDLIDVIEGNRVYVPCIYLLNKIDQISIEELDIIYKIPHCVPISAHHKWNFDDLLEKMWDYLQLVRIYTKPKGQLPDYNSPVVLNREKRTVEDFCNKLHRSIAKEFKYALVWGSSVKHQPQKVGKDHVLCDEDVVQIVKKV from the exons ATGAGTACGATATTGGAAAAAATCGCCTCGATCGAGGCCGAG ATGGCCCGCACCCAAAAAAATAAAGCCACGTCCGGTCATTTAGGTTTACTCAAAGCAAAGCTTGCTAAACTGAGACGGGAGCTAATCACTCCCAAAggaggtggtggtggtggtgaacAAGGTTTCGAGGTGGCCAAGACCGGTGATGCTAGAATTGGCTTTGTTG GCTTTCCATCCGTGGGCAAATCTACTTTGTTAAGCACTCTGGCTGGTGTGTATTCCGAGGTTGCTGCATATGAATTTACTACTCTTACTACTGTCCCGGGCTGCATAAAATATAAAGGGGCAAAGATACAG TTATTGGATTTACCTGGTATTATCGAGGGTGCGAAGGATGGCAAAGGACGTGGTAGACAAGTAATTGCAGTTGCCAGAACttgtagcttaatattcattgttTTGGACGTACTGAAACCTCTTGGTCACAAGAGATTGATCGAACATGAACTAGAAGGTTTTGGATTGAGGTTGAACAAGCAACCACCAAATATTACTTTCAGGAAGAAAGATAAAGGTGGCATCAATTTTCAAACTACG TGTCCCCAGTCTGAACTGGACTTGGAAACTGTGAAAAGCATTCTATCGGAGTACAAGATACACAATGGAGATATCACGCTTCGATACGACGCCACTTCGGACGATTTAATCGACGTGATAGAGGGAAACCGTGTTTATGTACCGTGCATTTATTTGCTCAATAAAATCG ATCAAATCAGTATCGAAGAGTTAGATATCATTTACAAAATACCACATTGTGTACCGATCTCTGCTCACCACAAATGGAACTTTGACGATCTGCTTGAGAAAATGTGGGATTACCTGCAGCTAGTTAGAAT CTATACCAAACCTAAAGGTCAACTTCCGGATTATAATTCTCCTGTAGTTCTAAACAGAGAGAAGAGAACGGTCGAAGACTTTTGCAATAAACTTCACAGATCTATTGCGAAAGAGTTCAAATA CGCCCTTGTCTGGGGTTCATCTGTGAAACATCAACCTCAGAAAGTGGGAAAGGATCACGTATTGTGCGACGAAGATGTCGTTCAAATCGTGAAGAAAGTATAA
- the fwe gene encoding calcium channel flower isoform X2 — protein sequence MSLSEKIMTIMQRPGQDPVAKDDVAWWMKYAGRGLGTVGSLIAIFLGAWNCVMILFGSVSCLISGVWQMMAGFIVVMIEAPCCCLFIDFVQNLSDWVEKRPYWNRAAAYCLMAVPPVFLCTGMNSIFGGGLIFATGVIYGLMSLGRKAPLSEMRSSATTIEVPSSSMQATLVENAQPIDFSSKPDSNV from the exons ATG TCGCTCTCCGAAAAAATAATGACGATCATGCAGAGGCCAGGACAAGACCCTGTTGCCAAGGACGATGTAGCTTGGTGGATGAAATATGCTGGACGAGGACTCGGTACTGTGGGAAGTTTAA TTGCTATTTTTCTTGGAGCATGGAATTGTGTAATGATACTCTTTGGTTCTGTAAGTTGCCTAATTAGTGGCGTGTGGCAGATGATGGCTGGTTTTATAGTTGTAATGATAGAGGCACCGTGTTGCTGTCTATTCATTGATTTTGTACAAAACTTAAGCGATTGGGTGGAAAAGAGACCGTATTGGAATAGAGCAGCAGCATATTGTTT aATGGCAGTCCCACCAGTCTTCCTTTGTACAGGGATGAATAGTATATTCGGCGGTGGCCTAATATTTGCAACAGGTGTAATATATGGATTGATGTCGCTTGGTCGAAA GGCACCTCTTAGTGAAATGAGATCATCAGCGACAACCATTGAGGTTCCTTCATCGAGTATGCAGGCCACTCTTGTTGAAAATGCTCAACCAATCGATTTTTCCAGTAAACCCGATAGTAATGTTTGA
- the LOC117226843 gene encoding dnaJ homolog subfamily C member 1, protein MRLSLLLLGVLSFLDLYKYASAWDNDELEVFDVVEEVNQNFYEVLGVSQTANASEIKKAFRRLSLQLHPDKNPAEDAEQQFRKLVAVYDVLKDSGKRQRYDNVLVNGLPNWRSAVYYYRHVRKMGMLELSVILFLVFTVGQYLVAWGAYFEKRYTYEQVLGSRLQKMQKKNKKGKMDVPDLADILEKIPTPSIWNTLPFQFPKWIVNFTLSIPSIVRAVYNMLEERKRRKKEEEEALAQEHEQEPEPVPRTRRRRPGFTPQERSSNNYKEVTKKSSDQTNHVYQKPAPSGGGLWVDDDILELIKLVKKYPSGTPERWDKIADAMNRTVADVTYMAKKVKDEGLKPSSLSEETVVEERPKKVKTRAENVDNVSDWSQEQQKAFEAALIKYPKGTSVDRWEKIANCVEGKTKDECQVRYRQLVELVKKKQQTQ, encoded by the exons ATGAGATTGTCATTATTGTTACTCGGTGTTTTGTCTTTCCTCGACTTGTACAAGTACGCGAGCGCTTGGGATAATGACGAGCTAGAAGTATTCGATGTCGTCGAAGAAGTCAATCAAAACTTTTACGAGGTCCTCGGAGTCTCACAG ACTGCAAATGCGTCGGAGATTAAAAAGGCGTTCAGGCGGCTGTCTCTGCAGCTGCATCCTGATAAAAATCCCGCAGAGGATGCGGAACAACAGTTCAGGAAG CTAGTTGCCGTATATGATGTACTCAAGGATTCAGGAAAGCGGCAACGCTATGACAATGTGCTGGTCAATGGCCTGCCAAATTGGCGGTCAGCTGTATATTATTACCGCCATGTGCGGAAAATGGGAATGTTAGAATTAAGTGTAATTTTATTCTTAGTATTTACCGTTGGACAATATTTGGTAGCCTGGGGTGCATATTTTGAGAAgagatatacatat GAGCAAGTATTAGGAAGTAGGCTCCAGAAGATGcagaagaagaataaaaaggGTAAAATGGATGTACCAGATCTAGCAGATATTTTGGAAAAGATTCCTACGCCAAGCATTTGGAATACTCTTCCGTTCCAGTTTCCAAAGTGGATTGTAAATTTTACGTTGTCCATACCCAGTATCGTGCGTGCAGTGTATAATATGTTAGAAGAGCGAAAACGTAGaaaaaaggaagaagaagaggCATT AGCACAAGAGCATGAGCAAGAACCAGAGCCTGTGCCTCGCACCAGAAGAAGGAGACCCGGTTTCACCCCGCAAGAAAGAAGCAGTAACAATTATAAAGAAGTTACAAAGAAATCTAGCGATCAGACTAATCATGTCTATCAAAAGCCTGCTCCGTCTGGCGGAGGATTGTGGGTCGACGATGATATATTAGAGCTTATTAAACTCGTGAAAAAATACCCTAGTGGTACACCTGAACGATGGGATAAGATTGCTGACGCCATGAACCGCACAGTTGCGGATGTAACATATATGGCAAAGAAG GTGAAAGACGAAGGTTTAAAGCCCAGCTCTCTGTCAGAGGAGACTGTGGTAGAAGAACGTCCGAAAAAAGTCAAGACCCGAGCTGAGAACGTGGATAATGTCAGTGATTGGAGTCAAGAGCAACAAAAAGCGTTCGAGGCAGCGCTTATTAAATATCCTAAGGGCACGTCTGTAGATAGGTGGGAAAAAATAGCGAATTGTGTCGAAGGAAAAACAAAG gaTGAGTGCCAAGTAAGGTATAGGCAATTGGTGGAGTTAGTGAAGAAGAAGCAACAAACTCAGTAG
- the fwe gene encoding calcium channel flower isoform X1: MSLSEKIMTIMQRPGQDPVAKDDVAWWMKYAGRGLGTVGSLIAIFLGAWNCVMILFGSVSCLISGVWQMMAGFIVVMIEAPCCCLFIDFVQNLSDWVEKRPYWNRAAAYCLMAVPPVFLCTGMNSIFGGGLIFATGVIYGLMSLGRKGSRPDQAGMTSGMGSPQGSVPPPTTDHPTTIVEDPGDWRRS; encoded by the exons ATG TCGCTCTCCGAAAAAATAATGACGATCATGCAGAGGCCAGGACAAGACCCTGTTGCCAAGGACGATGTAGCTTGGTGGATGAAATATGCTGGACGAGGACTCGGTACTGTGGGAAGTTTAA TTGCTATTTTTCTTGGAGCATGGAATTGTGTAATGATACTCTTTGGTTCTGTAAGTTGCCTAATTAGTGGCGTGTGGCAGATGATGGCTGGTTTTATAGTTGTAATGATAGAGGCACCGTGTTGCTGTCTATTCATTGATTTTGTACAAAACTTAAGCGATTGGGTGGAAAAGAGACCGTATTGGAATAGAGCAGCAGCATATTGTTT aATGGCAGTCCCACCAGTCTTCCTTTGTACAGGGATGAATAGTATATTCGGCGGTGGCCTAATATTTGCAACAGGTGTAATATATGGATTGATGTCGCTTGGTCGAAA AGGATCCAGGCCCGACCAAGCAGGAATGACGTCGGGTATGGGTTCCCCACAGGGTTCTGTACCTCCTCCTACTACAGATCACCCTACAACTATCGTGGAGGATCCTGGTGACTGGAGGCGTTCATAA